In Microbacterium galbinum, a single window of DNA contains:
- a CDS encoding Rv3235 family protein: MTLHEYFARQPTPTVELPDPAPLLRSLTQGVLEVLAGVREVDQLARWFSEDAYRSLVTRSNLSARARSARGVVPARPSFEIRSLRISAPVDSVIEAVVIVAGPGRTRAVAVRLEGLDRRWRATSLAIL; this comes from the coding sequence ATGACGCTTCATGAGTACTTCGCGCGGCAGCCGACCCCGACCGTCGAGCTGCCCGATCCGGCCCCGCTGCTGCGCAGCCTCACCCAGGGTGTGCTCGAGGTGCTCGCCGGTGTGCGGGAGGTCGATCAGCTCGCTCGATGGTTCAGTGAAGACGCCTACCGCAGCCTGGTCACGCGATCGAACCTCTCGGCACGGGCGCGCAGCGCACGGGGAGTGGTGCCGGCCCGCCCCAGCTTCGAGATCCGTTCCCTGCGCATCTCCGCTCCCGTCGACAGCGTGATCGAAGCGGTCGTCATCGTGGCAGGGCCCGGACGCACGCGCGCCGTCGCCGTGCGCCTGGAGGGGCTGGATCGGCGCTGGCGCGCGACGTCGCTGGCGATCCTCTAG
- a CDS encoding helix-turn-helix domain-containing protein: protein MPDPSRVAPRYLAPAQVAELLSVEVDEVIELVLAGRLRGAQLGVPARWRIEESSIEGYLAAQSEDSRRMALWRQSQEASFPEIWGASTAHRR from the coding sequence ATGCCCGATCCGTCTCGCGTCGCTCCGCGCTACCTCGCCCCCGCGCAGGTGGCGGAGTTGTTGAGCGTCGAGGTCGACGAGGTGATCGAGCTCGTCCTGGCCGGGCGTCTGCGTGGCGCTCAGCTCGGTGTCCCCGCACGATGGCGCATCGAGGAATCGAGTATCGAGGGGTATCTGGCCGCGCAGTCGGAGGATTCCCGTCGGATGGCGCTCTGGCGTCAGTCACAGGAGGCGAGCTTCCCCGAGATCTGGGGAGCCTCCACCGCTCACAGACGCTGA
- a CDS encoding SAF domain-containing protein: MSTFSRPRRAFWGDLRFLIGIALVGVSITGVWLIMSSADSATPILQADRTIIQGEAITAADFRVVDVSLGALTDDYLQPQDLESGQVAARTIAEGELVPHTASGKADDSRSTTLVIESSISIPEGVDAGTVVELWQAPLLEDGRTYDAPRILVADAIVAEVLDSEGMLSASRSAVEIVVDRAAVADVLAAISGGAALSVVPVGAGS; encoded by the coding sequence ATGAGCACTTTCTCTCGGCCGCGTCGCGCCTTCTGGGGCGACCTCCGCTTCCTCATCGGCATCGCCCTCGTCGGGGTCTCCATCACCGGGGTCTGGCTGATCATGTCCTCCGCGGACTCCGCGACGCCGATCCTGCAGGCCGACCGCACGATCATCCAGGGCGAGGCGATCACCGCCGCGGACTTCCGCGTCGTCGACGTCTCCCTGGGAGCGCTGACCGACGACTACCTGCAGCCCCAGGATCTCGAATCCGGCCAGGTCGCCGCTCGGACCATCGCGGAGGGCGAGCTCGTCCCGCACACGGCATCCGGGAAGGCTGACGACAGTCGGAGCACGACGCTCGTGATCGAGAGCAGCATCAGCATCCCCGAGGGCGTCGACGCAGGCACGGTCGTCGAGCTCTGGCAAGCGCCGCTGCTCGAGGACGGCCGCACGTACGACGCGCCGCGCATCCTCGTCGCCGATGCGATCGTGGCGGAGGTGCTCGATTCCGAGGGGATGCTCTCCGCTTCGCGCAGCGCCGTCGAGATCGTGGTCGACCGCGCCGCTGTCGCCGACGTGCTCGCAGCGATCTCGGGCGGCGCAGCCCTCTCGGTCGTGCCGGTCGGTGCGGGGTCATGA
- a CDS encoding AAA family ATPase yields the protein MMGLILAVEEPRASALARELELEGEHIIAIVSATSATTLLSGAQALVMPASRETLTPELVSACDRAGVRILALGVAESRLLQKFGIGPGLPVDATGWQISRALRTPATIQDRARGDLPHRLIAVWGPHGSPGRSTVAMLLAVELARLGRRTALVDADTVAPSLALLLGLGDDAPGIAAACRRAELGGLDSAELTRLATVVPTSAGDLDVLPGINRPSRWPELSASRLTRALQTCREWTEETVIDVAGSFDADEEATYDVLGPRRHAATTAALNEADAIIAVASADPLGVSRFLRDYAELRNLTTPTPVTVVVNQVRPGPLGLDARGQIRNTLDRFAGITDPLFLPHDQRAADAALLHARPMSDLTPRSALVAGARRLAAVLAPGAAPTISSADSSRGSSRAARLLRSARAARGA from the coding sequence ATGATGGGATTGATCCTCGCCGTCGAGGAGCCGCGCGCGAGCGCTCTCGCCCGCGAGCTCGAACTCGAGGGCGAGCACATCATCGCGATCGTCTCGGCGACCTCGGCGACGACGCTCCTCTCCGGCGCCCAGGCGCTCGTGATGCCCGCGAGCCGAGAAACCCTCACGCCCGAGCTGGTGTCGGCCTGCGACCGGGCGGGCGTACGGATCCTCGCCCTGGGCGTTGCGGAGAGTCGCCTGCTCCAGAAGTTCGGCATCGGGCCCGGGTTGCCCGTCGATGCCACCGGCTGGCAGATCTCACGCGCGCTCCGGACACCCGCAACGATCCAGGACCGCGCGCGCGGCGACCTCCCGCATCGTCTGATCGCCGTGTGGGGGCCGCACGGCTCCCCCGGACGCTCGACCGTTGCGATGCTGCTGGCCGTCGAACTCGCGCGTCTCGGTCGACGCACCGCCCTCGTCGACGCCGACACCGTCGCGCCCTCCCTCGCGCTGCTCCTGGGTCTCGGCGATGACGCTCCCGGGATCGCCGCCGCCTGCCGCCGTGCCGAGCTCGGCGGGCTCGACAGCGCGGAACTCACCCGCCTCGCCACCGTGGTGCCGACGAGCGCCGGAGACCTCGATGTGCTCCCCGGCATCAATCGCCCCAGCCGATGGCCGGAACTCTCGGCCTCCCGCCTCACCCGTGCCCTGCAGACCTGCCGGGAATGGACCGAGGAGACCGTCATCGATGTGGCGGGTTCGTTCGATGCGGACGAAGAAGCCACGTACGACGTTCTCGGCCCCCGCCGGCACGCCGCGACGACGGCCGCCCTGAACGAGGCGGATGCGATCATCGCCGTCGCGTCGGCGGACCCCCTCGGCGTCAGCCGATTCCTCCGCGACTACGCCGAGCTGCGCAACCTGACGACGCCGACGCCGGTCACCGTCGTCGTCAATCAGGTTCGCCCGGGGCCCCTGGGCCTGGATGCCCGCGGGCAGATCCGGAACACGCTCGATCGGTTCGCCGGCATCACCGATCCGCTGTTCCTTCCGCACGACCAGCGCGCTGCGGACGCCGCTCTCCTGCACGCCCGACCGATGTCGGATCTGACCCCGCGATCAGCACTCGTCGCCGGCGCGCGGCGCCTGGCGGCCGTGCTGGCCCCGGGCGCCGCGCCGACGATTAGTTCTGCCGATAGCTCGCGAGGAAGTTCCCGAGCCGCTCGACTGCTTCGCTCAGCACGCGCGGCTCGGGGAGCGTGA
- a CDS encoding pyridoxal phosphate-dependent aminotransferase produces the protein MTPTRHFDQSSKLKNVLYEIRGNALVEAARLEAEGHKILKLNTGNPAIFGFDAPQQIVQDMLAALPTAHGYSDSKGIVSARRAVVSRYEEIEDFPRFGPEDVFLGNGVSELITMTMQALLDEGDEVLIPAPDYPLWTAMTSLAGGTPTHYLCDEDNGWQPDLEDIRSKITPRTKALVIINPNNPTGVVYSREVLEGLVQIARENQLLLLSDEIYDRILFDGAVHIPTATLAPDLLCLTFNGLSKTYRVAGYRSGWLVITGPQQHAKGFLEGITLLASTRLCPNVPSQHAVQAALAGVQSIDALIAPSGRLHEQRDVAWQGLESIPGVSCVKPEGALYAFPRLDPNVHEIRDDARLVYDLLVSEQILLVQGTGFNWPTPDHLRIVTLPEPRVLSEAVERLGNFLASYRQN, from the coding sequence ATGACACCAACGCGCCACTTCGACCAGTCGTCGAAGCTCAAGAACGTCCTGTACGAGATTCGCGGAAACGCCCTCGTCGAGGCGGCGCGATTGGAAGCAGAGGGTCACAAGATCCTCAAGCTGAACACCGGAAATCCTGCGATCTTCGGCTTCGATGCGCCGCAGCAGATCGTCCAGGACATGCTCGCCGCACTGCCGACCGCACACGGGTACAGCGACAGCAAGGGCATCGTCTCGGCACGCCGCGCGGTCGTCAGCCGCTACGAGGAGATCGAGGACTTTCCGCGCTTCGGTCCGGAGGACGTCTTCCTCGGGAACGGCGTCTCCGAGCTCATCACGATGACCATGCAGGCGCTTCTCGACGAGGGCGATGAGGTGCTGATCCCGGCGCCGGACTATCCGCTCTGGACCGCGATGACGAGCCTGGCCGGAGGGACGCCGACCCACTACCTCTGCGACGAGGACAACGGCTGGCAGCCGGACCTCGAGGACATCCGCTCGAAGATCACGCCGCGCACCAAGGCGCTCGTGATCATCAACCCGAACAACCCCACGGGTGTCGTCTACTCCCGCGAGGTCCTCGAGGGGCTCGTGCAGATCGCGCGGGAGAACCAGCTGCTGCTGCTCTCGGACGAGATCTACGACCGCATCCTTTTCGACGGCGCGGTGCACATCCCGACCGCGACGCTTGCGCCCGACCTGCTCTGCCTGACCTTCAACGGTCTGTCCAAGACCTACCGTGTGGCCGGGTATCGCTCGGGTTGGCTCGTCATCACCGGGCCGCAGCAGCACGCGAAGGGCTTCCTCGAGGGCATCACCCTCCTCGCCTCCACCCGTCTGTGCCCGAATGTGCCCTCGCAGCATGCGGTGCAGGCGGCGTTGGCGGGAGTGCAGTCCATCGACGCGCTGATCGCGCCGAGCGGGCGGCTGCACGAGCAGCGCGATGTGGCCTGGCAGGGTCTCGAGTCGATCCCCGGCGTATCGTGCGTCAAGCCCGAGGGTGCGCTCTACGCGTTCCCGCGACTCGATCCGAACGTGCACGAGATCCGTGACGACGCGCGACTGGTGTACGACCTGCTGGTCTCCGAGCAGATCCTCCTCGTGCAGGGCACCGGGTTCAACTGGCCGACTCCCGATCACCTCCGCATCGTCACGCTCCCCGAGCCGCGCGTGCTGAGCGAAGCAGTCGAGCGGCTCGGGAACTTCCTCGCGAGCTATCGGCAGAACTAA
- the secA gene encoding preprotein translocase subunit SecA, producing the protein MANPLEKLLRAGEGRVIRRLNQVVKAVGALEEDISKLTDDELRNETAELRARFEKGETLDQLMPEAFAAVREAAKRTLGMRAYDVQIMGGAALHLGNIAEMKTGEGKTLVATFPAYLNAIAGKGVHVITVNDFLASYQAELMGRVYRALGMTTGIIVSGQTPAVRREQYAADITYGTNNEFGFDYLRDNMAWRKEDLVQREHFFAVVDEVDSILIDESRTPLIISGPSSGEANRWFAEFAKIARTLEVGVDYEVDEKKRTVGVLEPGIEKVEDYLGIDNLYESANTPLISFLNNSIKALALFKKDTDYVVMNDEVMIVDEHTGRILVGRRYNEGIHQAIEAKEAVPVKAENQTLATVTLQNYFRLYEKLAGMTGTAETEAAEFMSTYKLGVIPIPTNRPMIRKDQPDLVYKNETAKFAQVVEDIAERHAAGQPVLVGTTSVEKSEYLSRLLAKKGVKHEVLNAKNHAREAEIVARAGRLGAVTVATNMAGRGTDIMLGGNAEFLAVQELKSKGLDPVETPEEYEAAWDETYESMKGIVAEEGEKVTEAGGLYVLGTERHESRRIDNQLRGRSGRQGDPGESRFYLSLTDDLMRLFQSGAAEAILSRTNFPDDVPIESGLVSRAIRSAQSQVEARNAEMRKNVLKYDDVLNRQREAIYADRRHILQGDDIAGRVQHFIEDAISGVVRDHTGEGHNESWDFDALWTELKTLYPVSVTIDEVVSEAAGRKGGITADGLTRELLSDAKIAYEAREETLGEAATRELERRVVLQVLDRRWRDHLYEMDYLKDGIGLRAMAQRDPLIEYQREGYAMFQSMMGQIKEESVGYLYNLEVEVRRAGDSQVTEVEAKGLAEGATEQRLEYSAANDAGEVEVRNDRGQVQQAATDRLRQAAARTQAPQAEPEEAPRGAFGQRTDAPAPAAGNREQRRAQGKKKK; encoded by the coding sequence GTGGCCAATCCTCTTGAGAAGCTGCTGCGCGCCGGCGAGGGGCGGGTCATCCGCCGCCTGAACCAGGTGGTCAAAGCCGTGGGAGCGCTGGAAGAGGACATCTCCAAGCTCACCGACGACGAGCTGCGCAACGAGACCGCCGAACTGCGTGCACGTTTCGAGAAGGGCGAGACGCTCGACCAGCTGATGCCCGAGGCGTTCGCCGCCGTCCGCGAGGCGGCCAAGCGCACGCTCGGCATGCGCGCCTACGACGTGCAGATCATGGGTGGCGCCGCGCTCCACCTCGGCAACATCGCCGAGATGAAGACGGGTGAGGGAAAGACGCTCGTCGCGACGTTCCCCGCCTATCTCAACGCGATCGCCGGCAAGGGCGTCCACGTCATCACGGTCAACGACTTCCTCGCGAGCTACCAGGCCGAGCTGATGGGACGCGTGTACCGCGCCCTCGGCATGACCACGGGCATCATCGTCTCGGGCCAGACCCCGGCCGTGCGCCGCGAGCAGTACGCCGCAGACATCACCTACGGTACGAACAACGAGTTCGGCTTCGACTACCTGCGCGACAACATGGCATGGCGCAAGGAGGACCTCGTCCAGCGCGAGCACTTCTTCGCCGTCGTCGACGAGGTCGACTCGATCCTCATCGACGAGTCCCGCACCCCGCTCATCATCTCCGGTCCGTCCTCCGGCGAGGCCAACCGCTGGTTCGCCGAGTTCGCGAAGATCGCCCGTACCCTCGAGGTGGGCGTCGACTACGAGGTCGACGAGAAGAAGCGCACCGTGGGAGTGCTCGAACCCGGCATCGAGAAGGTCGAGGACTACCTCGGCATCGACAACCTCTACGAGTCGGCGAACACCCCGCTCATCTCCTTCCTGAACAACTCGATCAAGGCGCTCGCGCTGTTCAAGAAAGACACCGACTACGTCGTGATGAACGACGAGGTCATGATCGTCGACGAGCACACCGGCCGAATCCTCGTCGGACGCCGCTACAACGAGGGCATCCACCAGGCGATCGAGGCGAAGGAAGCGGTGCCGGTCAAAGCCGAGAACCAGACGCTCGCGACCGTGACCCTGCAGAACTACTTCCGTCTCTACGAGAAGCTCGCCGGTATGACCGGTACGGCTGAGACCGAGGCCGCGGAGTTCATGTCGACCTACAAGCTCGGCGTGATCCCGATCCCGACGAACCGGCCGATGATCCGCAAGGATCAGCCCGATCTGGTCTACAAGAACGAGACCGCGAAGTTCGCTCAGGTCGTCGAGGACATCGCCGAGCGCCACGCCGCGGGTCAGCCGGTCCTGGTCGGTACGACGAGCGTCGAGAAGAGCGAGTACCTCTCGCGTCTGCTCGCGAAGAAGGGCGTGAAGCACGAGGTGCTCAACGCGAAGAACCACGCGCGCGAGGCCGAGATCGTCGCCCGCGCCGGACGTCTGGGAGCGGTCACGGTCGCGACGAACATGGCCGGTCGCGGTACCGACATCATGCTCGGTGGAAACGCCGAGTTCCTCGCGGTCCAGGAACTCAAGTCGAAGGGCCTCGACCCTGTCGAGACGCCCGAGGAGTACGAAGCGGCCTGGGACGAGACCTATGAGTCGATGAAGGGCATCGTCGCAGAGGAGGGCGAGAAGGTCACCGAAGCCGGCGGTCTCTACGTCCTCGGAACCGAACGGCACGAGTCGCGTCGAATCGACAACCAGCTGCGCGGTCGTTCCGGCCGTCAGGGCGACCCGGGCGAGAGCCGGTTCTACCTCAGCCTCACCGACGACCTCATGCGCCTCTTCCAGTCGGGCGCCGCCGAAGCGATCCTCTCGCGCACGAACTTCCCCGACGACGTGCCGATCGAATCGGGTCTCGTCTCGCGTGCCATCCGCAGCGCGCAGTCGCAGGTCGAAGCGCGCAACGCCGAGATGCGCAAGAACGTCCTGAAGTACGACGACGTCCTCAACCGTCAGCGCGAGGCCATCTACGCCGATCGCCGGCACATCCTCCAGGGCGATGACATCGCCGGTCGGGTGCAGCACTTCATCGAGGATGCCATCAGCGGCGTCGTCCGCGATCACACGGGCGAGGGCCACAACGAGAGCTGGGACTTCGACGCTCTGTGGACCGAGCTCAAGACCCTGTACCCCGTGAGCGTCACGATCGACGAGGTCGTCTCCGAAGCGGCCGGTCGCAAGGGCGGCATCACCGCGGACGGACTGACCCGTGAACTGCTCTCCGACGCGAAGATCGCGTACGAGGCCCGCGAGGAGACGCTCGGCGAGGCGGCGACGCGCGAGCTCGAGCGACGCGTGGTGCTGCAGGTTCTCGACCGTCGCTGGCGCGACCACCTCTACGAGATGGACTACCTCAAGGACGGCATCGGACTGCGGGCGATGGCTCAGCGCGACCCGCTCATCGAGTACCAGCGCGAGGGGTACGCGATGTTCCAGTCGATGATGGGACAGATCAAGGAGGAGTCCGTCGGCTACCTCTACAACCTCGAGGTCGAGGTGCGCCGTGCGGGCGACTCGCAGGTGACCGAGGTCGAGGCGAAGGGTCTCGCCGAGGGAGCCACCGAACAGCGTCTGGAGTACTCGGCCGCCAACGACGCCGGCGAGGTCGAGGTCCGCAACGATCGCGGTCAGGTCCAGCAGGCGGCGACCGACCGCCTGCGACAGGCCGCCGCGCGCACGCAGGCACCGCAGGCCGAGCCCGAGGAGGCCCCGCGCGGAGCATTCGGCCAGCGCACGGATGCTCCGGCTCCGGCTGCCGGCAACCGCGAGCAGCGTCGGGCGCAGGGCAAGAAGAAGAAGTAG
- a CDS encoding PadR family transcriptional regulator: MSVRQSLLAILDQGPCYGYQLRHEFDRRTGARWPLNVGQIYNTLERLERDGLVTRLDADAQGHIYWQITADGSAEVARWLSSPVVRTTAVRDEVAIKLAVAATLPGVDARAAIRAQRAETRGHLVRLRAEATTIGDADDAEQLARSLVTDSLIFAAEAEDRWLTHLEERLAAHPRHALSLGLTQERPKRGRPSKSTGDAVPI; the protein is encoded by the coding sequence ATGTCCGTTCGGCAGAGTCTGCTCGCGATCCTCGACCAGGGGCCGTGCTACGGCTACCAGCTGCGGCACGAGTTCGATCGACGCACGGGGGCGCGCTGGCCGCTCAACGTCGGTCAGATCTACAACACGCTCGAACGGCTCGAGCGGGACGGGCTCGTCACGAGACTCGATGCGGATGCCCAGGGGCACATCTACTGGCAGATCACCGCCGACGGATCGGCCGAGGTCGCCCGATGGCTCTCCTCCCCCGTCGTCCGCACGACCGCCGTCCGCGACGAGGTCGCGATCAAGCTGGCCGTGGCGGCCACGCTGCCCGGCGTCGACGCGCGTGCGGCCATCCGGGCGCAGCGCGCCGAGACGCGGGGGCACCTGGTCCGCCTGCGCGCGGAGGCGACGACCATCGGGGATGCGGACGACGCCGAGCAGCTCGCCCGTTCTCTCGTCACGGACTCCCTGATCTTCGCGGCGGAGGCGGAGGATCGCTGGCTCACCCATCTCGAGGAGCGGCTCGCGGCACACCCCCGGCACGCCCTCTCCCTCGGCCTCACGCAGGAGCGCCCCAAGCGCGGTCGCCCGTCGAAGAGCACCGGCGACGCGGTGCCGATCTGA
- the hpf gene encoding ribosome hibernation-promoting factor, HPF/YfiA family → METSIVGVGVGITDRFRTVVEEKIARIQTFAARAQRLDVKVTHRVYRNGQVPEETVELTLVSKGPVVRAEATDGDKFVALDLAVDKMAEQLRRAKEKRVDGRQHPRGAHFEKGSGALEGIDVEPASVDVLRAVATGNIPVQNDEEETYSPVVIRTKNFDAEWMTVEEAVDRMELVGHDFFLFVDARTDHPSVVYRRKGWDYGVIALSAQAPPAEALAS, encoded by the coding sequence ATGGAAACGAGCATCGTTGGCGTCGGAGTGGGTATCACCGATCGCTTCCGAACCGTTGTCGAAGAGAAGATCGCCAGGATCCAGACATTCGCGGCTCGCGCGCAACGACTGGATGTGAAGGTCACCCACCGGGTCTACCGCAACGGTCAGGTGCCGGAGGAGACCGTTGAGCTCACGCTGGTGAGCAAGGGCCCGGTCGTCCGTGCCGAGGCGACCGACGGCGACAAGTTCGTCGCACTCGACCTCGCGGTCGACAAGATGGCCGAGCAGTTGCGCCGTGCCAAGGAGAAGCGAGTCGACGGGCGGCAGCACCCTCGCGGCGCGCACTTCGAGAAGGGCAGCGGCGCCCTCGAGGGGATCGATGTCGAGCCGGCATCCGTCGACGTCCTGCGGGCCGTGGCCACCGGCAACATCCCGGTGCAGAACGACGAGGAGGAGACCTACTCGCCCGTCGTCATCCGCACGAAGAACTTCGATGCCGAGTGGATGACGGTCGAAGAGGCCGTCGACCGGATGGAACTGGTCGGACACGACTTCTTCCTGTTCGTCGACGCTCGTACCGATCACCCGAGCGTGGTCTACCGCCGCAAGGGCTGGGACTACGGTGTCATCGCGTTGAGCGCGCAGGCCCCGCCCGCTGAGGCTCTCGCCTCCTGA
- a CDS encoding ComF family protein translates to MPAISNLASLGDELLAFLLAASCAGCSAGRTVLCAGCRAELRPAPRTVRTPGGLEVRAALDFTGVAARCIRRLKGEGETLLAAPLGAALAGVLAPLVADVRHVVPVPTSGSAFRRRGYRVPELLLRRAGAAPASLLRAVARRADQRGLDARARAANVRRSMTARRRGGGAPVLVVDDVVTTGATLDEAARALTEAGYKVVGAVALAATPRHGRLIGDSSTTRRK, encoded by the coding sequence ATGCCTGCGATCTCGAACCTCGCATCCCTCGGGGATGAACTGCTCGCCTTCCTCCTCGCCGCATCGTGTGCGGGCTGCAGTGCAGGGAGGACGGTGCTCTGCGCAGGGTGCCGTGCCGAGCTGCGCCCCGCGCCCCGGACGGTGCGCACCCCGGGCGGACTCGAGGTGCGGGCGGCTCTGGATTTCACGGGTGTCGCCGCACGGTGCATCCGGCGGCTGAAAGGCGAGGGCGAGACTCTGCTCGCGGCCCCGCTCGGCGCCGCGCTCGCCGGGGTGCTGGCGCCGCTGGTGGCGGACGTGCGTCATGTCGTGCCGGTGCCCACGTCGGGGTCGGCCTTCCGGAGACGGGGCTATCGGGTGCCGGAGCTGCTGCTGCGCAGAGCCGGTGCTGCTCCGGCCTCGTTGCTGCGGGCAGTCGCACGTCGGGCGGATCAGCGCGGCCTCGATGCCCGGGCGCGAGCCGCGAACGTCCGGCGCAGCATGACCGCCCGTCGGCGTGGCGGCGGTGCTCCCGTGCTGGTGGTGGACGATGTCGTGACCACCGGGGCGACGCTCGACGAGGCCGCGCGAGCGCTCACCGAGGCCGGCTATAAGGTCGTCGGTGCCGTCGCGCTCGCCGCCACGCCGCGTCACGGGAGACTCATCGGAGACTCTTCCACGACACGGAGGAAGTGA
- a CDS encoding LpqB family beta-propeller domain-containing protein produces the protein MRNLLRGIALAAASLVLLTACTGLPTSGDVNVGLELGESPDDADFLPLASGPAPGAGPREIVEGFMEAAITPAENWEIARRFLTPDMQRSWRPSTGVAVDASATDRAVSSSVLDEDVDDADAADVQVQLDQVASVDSSGEYSSAAGPANLAFALERTDAGEWRISQAPDGIVIDEERFSTVFEGYPLQYFDRTWSRLVPDVRWFPRRTSIATTVVQALISGSPSSWLEPAVQTAFPADVQLAQDAVPINANQVAEVALTRPAAALETQTLARMRTQLQETLRASGVHVSQVRFTVDGRTLDAGVVNVVVPPQESGPLVLTDSAFGTIVGDEVSPIDGLSDEILSIPEPIAAIDVAADDGMAAVQLVDGRAYLVGDGRLDEPDVRGGLIAPSLDPYGYTWTVPTASPTDVLVWGSDRMSHPVANAWPDASAVLQMRVSADGSRIAAVIEVGSQRWVVVAAVVRDESGLPTELGPMKQQTRVDGDVQGLVWVGDYRLAVLADSPSPDLLTQVVGGTATVESAPTGATALSGARTVSGVRVLSTDGALLAHAGSAWREVATGVRVLATRAGQ, from the coding sequence ATGAGGAACCTCCTGCGGGGCATCGCGCTCGCCGCAGCGAGCCTGGTGCTGCTCACCGCGTGCACCGGTCTGCCGACTTCCGGTGACGTGAACGTGGGCCTGGAGCTGGGCGAGTCGCCCGACGACGCGGACTTCCTCCCTCTCGCCTCGGGCCCCGCGCCGGGCGCGGGCCCCCGGGAGATCGTCGAGGGCTTCATGGAGGCGGCGATCACACCGGCCGAGAACTGGGAGATCGCCCGCCGGTTCCTCACTCCCGACATGCAGCGGTCCTGGCGCCCCAGCACGGGTGTGGCCGTCGACGCCTCCGCCACGGACCGGGCCGTATCCTCCTCGGTGCTCGACGAGGACGTCGACGACGCGGATGCCGCAGACGTGCAGGTGCAGCTCGACCAGGTGGCGAGCGTCGACTCCTCCGGGGAGTACTCCTCGGCGGCGGGGCCGGCGAACCTCGCGTTCGCCCTGGAGCGCACCGATGCGGGGGAGTGGCGCATCTCGCAGGCGCCCGATGGCATCGTCATCGATGAAGAGCGCTTCTCGACGGTGTTCGAGGGGTATCCCCTCCAGTACTTCGACCGCACCTGGTCGCGACTCGTGCCGGATGTGCGCTGGTTCCCGCGTCGCACGAGCATCGCGACGACCGTGGTGCAGGCTCTGATCAGCGGGTCGCCGAGTTCGTGGCTCGAGCCCGCCGTGCAGACGGCCTTCCCCGCCGATGTGCAGCTCGCGCAGGATGCCGTGCCGATCAACGCCAATCAGGTGGCGGAGGTCGCCCTGACCCGCCCGGCCGCGGCTCTCGAGACGCAGACGCTCGCCCGGATGCGCACGCAACTGCAGGAGACCCTGCGCGCATCGGGGGTGCACGTGTCGCAGGTGCGGTTCACGGTCGACGGTCGCACGCTCGACGCGGGGGTCGTGAACGTCGTCGTGCCCCCGCAGGAATCCGGGCCGCTCGTGCTCACCGACAGCGCATTCGGCACCATCGTGGGAGACGAGGTCTCCCCGATCGACGGACTCAGCGACGAGATCCTGAGCATCCCGGAGCCGATCGCCGCGATCGACGTCGCGGCGGACGACGGGATGGCGGCGGTCCAGCTCGTCGATGGACGCGCGTATCTGGTCGGCGACGGCCGACTCGATGAACCCGATGTGCGGGGCGGTCTCATCGCTCCGTCGCTCGATCCGTACGGCTACACCTGGACGGTGCCGACGGCGAGTCCCACCGACGTGCTCGTCTGGGGCAGCGACCGGATGTCGCATCCCGTGGCGAACGCGTGGCCCGACGCCTCGGCCGTGCTGCAGATGCGGGTATCGGCGGACGGCTCGAGGATCGCCGCGGTGATCGAGGTGGGCAGTCAGCGCTGGGTCGTCGTCGCCGCGGTCGTGCGTGATGAGAGCGGTCTTCCGACCGAGCTGGGACCGATGAAGCAGCAGACCCGTGTCGACGGCGACGTGCAGGGACTGGTCTGGGTCGGCGACTACCGCCTGGCGGTGCTGGCGGACTCGCCGAGTCCCGACCTGCTCACCCAGGTGGTCGGCGGGACCGCGACGGTCGAATCCGCCCCGACAGGCGCGACCGCGCTCTCCGGCGCCAGGACCGTATCGGGCGTGCGGGTGCTGTCGACAGACGGCGCCCTCCTCGCGCACGCAGGATCGGCGTGGCGAGAGGTCGCGACCGGCGTACGCGTGCTGGCCACGCGCGCGGGGCAGTGA